The DNA region TATGATACAACTCAAGAAAACTGCTTCCACCTGCACTGTCCCACACTGGAGAGCTGTATTCTCAGCCAGAGAGGCAACGTTGTCCTCTATAATATCACAAAAGGTAAGTAATATAATCTCTAATCGATAATCAAATTGTATTATTAGGAATGCAGTCTGCATAAACACATATGCATATCAACTAAAGCCTCAACAAGGCCTATTACAGTCTCAAGAAGAACTACAAACATAGGCTGCTAATGTTATATTGCTACTACAACTATTATAACAGTAAcaatgatgatggtgatggaagCTATagaactttttacattttaattcattcataatgttttttgtgttttttttttttttaatagaaattcACTGACAATATTGAGGCCAACTTTTAAAAAcccagtaaaaaaaacaaagtcaggaaAGACTGGAGAAGACACTATTTCAATACCACACAAAAAGTTCTAAATTGTATAAAAGTCAAGCCCCACTTTTTAATTGGGTCAATGCgctaatttatatattttcccCCCTTTTTAGAAAAGTAGAAATTCACTAATTACACATAATCAAAATATTAAGACcaacttttaaaaatgcagcatgtaaaaaaaaaaaaaagcatatagGAGACTGAACCATGAATCACTTCATGTCCCAGGTGTGGATCCTGACCTGTTGGTGTTTGGAAAATACTTCACATCCAATGTGCGCGTGTTACCCCACCACTATGGCCGAGTCAACGCTTCAGAGCCACTGTCCTCAGACAAGCGCCAGTTCATTCACCCGCCTCCACCCTCACCTCTGACTTCAGCACCCACAGTTAAACCCTCTACCACAGCAGTGCTCACCACCTCTGCACCGCAGAGCACCAGTCAGCCTTCAACAGTTTCCACAACTACAACCGCCTTGTCTTCCACACCAGCGGCTCCTCCAGCAGCCCTGTGGAGTCATGCACAAACAACAACCCAGAGCACTTCTCCCACACCGAGCTTTAGTCTACCTCCCACCACAGCCACCACCCTCGACCCTTACAATGCCCAAACCGCTCCTGCCTCCCCCTCCACTTCCACTCTGGAGGCTATCACAACTACACAGCCCTCCACATCCACCTCTACCTATCAATACACCACCACCTTTTCTCAGTCAGCCACCAGCCCTCCAACGTCCACAGCACTTATGGGCGACATAGAGAGCAGCAAGCAATACCCCAATGACACCAAGGGCACTCTGGGGAGGAACCACACTGCAGGCAGTGAGGGAGATCAGGGTGCCAGCGGAGAGGACACCTTAGGAGATTTGGGACCAGAGTGGCATGTAGCCGCTCACACCCTGCTGGTTGCAGTGGCCATCTGTATCACAGTGTTGCTGAGCTGCTGTTGCTCCATCTTGCTGGTCGTGAGCTGGAGGGgtcagaggaagaggatgggACGCTACCGTACGTCATGGAGAGGGAAAAGAGGCTCCATGCGTCTGATAAAGTATGTCCTGGTCAGAGAGAGCTCCTGAAAGTggggccaaaaaaaaaaaaaaaaagctgaaactgacatttagtctattttaaaaatggaatCCAGGATGAAGAGACATTTGAGATGTTAAAATTTTTACTAGTTTTTGATCTGTTTTTCTATAATGGAATATTTTAATAGCAAGAATTTTGCTATTATTTTAAGCAGGAAGGGATGAAAATGTAGGTCATGTCAAATGATGCATTGATGctgtaaaatattcaaactgACTGGTCAGAGGTAGTACATGATTTAGATGATGTTGccaaaaaacatacagttgCTGCCATTGCTTtggttcacttttttttttgcacacatttTCAACAGAAGTCTCGAATTCCACCAGTGCATTTGATAACAGCAATTAGAAAGACGATATGTCCATTTGGCTGACCTATATTTTGATGTACTTCAATGAGTTTAAACTGATGTTGATGCCAAACCTCAAGGACTGGCCAGTTGTTTATGCAGGTTTTAAGTGGGACTTAATAGCGGCTTCCAACCAAAAAAATTCTACCATTCAAGGGTTGCTCAGATCATCAACAATGTATTATCCTTAGTGGGGCTTGATGAACTATCTTCTACCTTGTGGTTAACCCTCCAGTGCAGTGGGTTTCTCCTGCTAAAAGTACACCACAGACCAAAACTCTTTAAGAAGAGTGAGGTACTTTTCAACAGCCTGCTCCTGAATGTATCTTTTCTACTGGGGCGTCTCTCCTCACCCTGATAGTGACAAAAGTGGGTTGGAAGCTTAAGTTGGTGAACTGATTAAATGAGGCTTTTATTACATAAATACTTTACCCAATGAGCAAGAGAACTTCAAAGACAAAAACTCATTCACAATAGCACACatcaggtttttatttttgtattaaagaCATCATTATACACCTGAAATAACAATGACAGTAAATCAACTttggtaaataaatacattagaTGAAACTCTGGAGGTTTTATATCCTGATGTGAATCTGAACAGTATTTATCTACAATCAGCTATATGTTATTGATACTATAGTTGAAGATGTGACAAGTATTTTTACAAGTATTcgaaaatgttttaatgtccTTTGACCCAATCACAGGTCTAATCCTTGCTGCTCTTGGTCATTGTCTTCATGTAAATACATTACAGGTTGAAAACCTTCTTGACAGCCTCTTTGTACTGGAGCATGgtgctctcactctctccttcattcttcagCCTCGTGACAGAGTCCTTATACTCCTGCACCTCTCTTCTTCCGAGAAGCTGCTCTCGCACTTCCTCGCCTTCCTCCTCCCCTGCCACCTTCATGCGTACTAGTGTGTCCAAGATATTTTTTTGGGATGGGCTGCCCTCCCAGCTGTACTCTTCCATGTCTGCCACAGTCTTCTCAGCCTCCCAGGCCTCCGTTTTCTGaagaattagaaaaaaaagaacatttgtgAACtttacaaacaacaaataatcaataatttttACACTGGACTATAAAAATAGGTCTAAATGTGAAACAAGTTAAgttttttgcagtgtggcaagaaatattaaatatgactGTTTCAAGGTTCAGGTTAGTACTCTACTTTGGAACATAGTATAGAAACAGATGTAAAATATGGGGGTCCTTGGTCACCCCTCACCCCTTCTTTGATGCTCCTCTCACAGAGATAGTATTTCTCCATATGTAGTCGTATGTCTGCTGCCTGTCTAGCTATCATCACATTCCCTTGAGAACAATACACCTCACTGTGCAGCAGCTTATAGCGGGGCAGCGACAGAGCCTCGGCTCTGCTGATCTCCAGGTGTTTGAGGTTAATGACCGTCATTACTGCTATACGCATCTGATCCGCATAACATCCCGTCTGGATCAAGTCCAGGCTTATGTGAGTGAAGAGCACCAGATAGTTGAGAATGGATCAGTTGTG from Thunnus albacares chromosome 7, fThuAlb1.1, whole genome shotgun sequence includes:
- the LOC122985587 gene encoding MANSC domain-containing protein 4-like is translated as MNVTWGLLTVLSLVGHTESRCSPTSYYKNCWIRRFPGIFIDIEESQRRGAQLLKYYQEETALKCSRTCCLTRNFSCNLAIFHYDTTQENCFHLHCPTLESCILSQRGNVVLYNITKGVDPDLLVFGKYFTSNVRVLPHHYGRVNASEPLSSDKRQFIHPPPPSPLTSAPTVKPSTTAVLTTSAPQSTSQPSTVSTTTTALSSTPAAPPAALWSHAQTTTQSTSPTPSFSLPPTTATTLDPYNAQTAPASPSTSTLEAITTTQPSTSTSTYQYTTTFSQSATSPPTSTALMGDIESSKQYPNDTKGTLGRNHTAGSEGDQGASGEDTLGDLGPEWHVAAHTLLVAVAICITVLLSCCCSILLVVSWRGQRKRMGRYRTSWRGKRGSMRLIKYVLVRESS